A window from Primulina eburnea isolate SZY01 chromosome 2, ASM2296580v1, whole genome shotgun sequence encodes these proteins:
- the LOC140818480 gene encoding PHD finger-like domain-containing protein 5A has protein sequence MAKHHPDLIMCRKQPGIAIGRLCEKDDGKCVVCDSYVRPCTLVRICDECNYGSFQGRCVICGGVGISDAYYCKECTQLEKDRDGCPKIVNLGSAKTDLFYERKKYGFKKR, from the coding sequence ATGGCTAAGCATCATCCAGATTTAATCATGTGTCGCAAGCAACCAGGGATAGCTATAGGAAGGCTTTGTGAGAAAGATGATGGAAAATGTGTGGTTTGTGATTCCTATGTGCGCCCGTGCACACTTGTTCGTATATGTGATGAATGCAATTATGGATCTTTCCAAGGCCGGTGTGTCATCTGTGGTGGGGTGGGAATCTCTGATGCCTActattgcaaggagtgcacccaGCTTGAAAAAGATAGGGATGGATGCCCTAAGATAGTCAACCTGGGGAGTGCTAAAACTGATCTGTTTTATGAGAGGAAGAAATATGGCTTCAAGAAGAGGTGA